CCTGCACGATCGCGGCGCACTCGGCGTTGTCGAGCACCTGCTGGAGGTTGGCCTTCTGCACGTTGAGGATCTTGCCGCGGATCGGCAGGAGGGCCTGGTACTCGGCGACCCGGGCCAGCCGGCTCGACCCGAGCGCGCTGTCGCCCTCGACGATGAACAGCTCGCTGCGGTCCACCCCGGTGGAGCGGCAGTCGACGAGCTTTGCCGGCATCGCCGCGCCCTCCAGGGCGGTCTTGCGCCGGGCGGCGTCCTTCTGCTGCTTCTGGGTCAGCCGCACCCGGGCCGCGTCGACGATCTTCTGGAGTACGGTGCGCGCCTCGGCCTTCGTCCGCCGGTCGTCGAGCCACCGTTTGAGGTGCTGCTCCACCAGGGACTGGATGACCTTGGTGATGCCGGCCGTGGAGAGCTCGTCCTTGGTCTGCGAGGTGAACTGCGGCTCGGGGATGCGCACGTGCACCACCGCCGTCATCCCCTCCAGGATGTCGTCCAGGGTGGGCGGGTCCTCCTTGGCCTTGAGCAGCCCACGGGTGTTGCGGACGGCGTCGGCGAGGGTACGCGCCAGGGCCCGCTCGAAGCCCTTGCGGTGGGTGCCGCCGTGCGCGTTGCGGATGGTGTTGGTGAAACACTCGACGGTGCGCTCGTAGCCGGTGCCCCAGCGCAGCGCCACCTCCACCTCGGCGCGGCGCTGCACGTTGGACTGCATCACGCCGTTGGCGTCGGCGGCGTTCTCCCGGTACGTGCCCTCACCGGTGATCAGGAGGGTGCCGGAGACCGGCCGGTCACCGGTCGGGGCGAGGAACTCCACCATGTCGGTCAGCCCGGCCGGATAGTGGAACCGCTCCTCGGCCGGCCGGGCCGTGGCCTCCGGGGCGTCCTCGTCGCCGGCCCCGTCGCGGAGCCGGTCGTCGCCGGTCTCGTCGCGGAGCCGGTAGTCGACGCCGGGCACCAGGAACGCGGTGTTGCGCAGCTTCATCCGGACCGCGTCGACGTCCAGGCGCGCGCCGGTCTCGAAGTAGCGGGCGTCGTGCCAGTAGCGGATCGAGGTGCCGGTGCGCTGACCGCGCCGCGCCGAGCCGACCACCTGGAGCCCGGGGCCCGGGGTGAACGGGGCGTCCGGGCCGTCGCCGGCGAAGACCCCCGGCACCCCGTGCCGGAACGACATGGTGTGGATCTTGCCGCCGCGCCGGACCGTGACGTCGAACCGCCGGGACAGGGCGTTGACCGCCGACGCGCCGACCCCGTGCAGGCCGCCGGAGGTCTTGTAGCCCGCGCCGCCGAACTTGCCGCCGGCGTGCAGCCGGGTCAGCACCAGCTCGACGCCGGAGATGCCGGACTTGGCGTGCACGTCGGTCGGGATGCCCCGGCCGTCGTCGTCGACCTGCACCGAACCGTCGGCGTGCAGGATCACGTCGATCCGGGTGGCGTGGCCGGCCACGCCCTCGTCGGTGGAGTTGTCGAGGATCTCGTTGACGAGGTGACCCACGCCACGGCTGTCGGTGGAGCCGATGTACATGCCGGGGCGCTTACGGACGGCGTCCAGCCCCTCCAGGTGGGTGAGGTCGTCCGCCCCGTAGAGAGGCTCAAGCTCTGCGGTCAACTTGCTCGTACTCCCAGGTCTCGGCGGTGCGGGGCCACCCGCGCGAAGCTCGTCGGCAGGTGCCGCGCCGCAGCGAGCCTAGCCGGGCGTACCGACAGGCCGCCGCCGCCCCGCGCGGGGATCGCCCCCACAGACCGGTCGTGAGCTGCCCGGGCGACGACGTCCCGGCCCGCTCGCGGATCGTCCCGCGACCGGTCCGGTCAGGTCGGAGCGGCTGGTCTCCCGCCGCGCCGGCCCGCTGTTCTCGTCGAGGCAAATTGTTACAGGTCGTTGACGCCCCGGAGACAGCCGTGATCTGATCGCGCTCCTAGAGAATCTCTCACATTTCCATCGATGGATGGAGGACGCGATGTCCGTGTTCCGTCGTACCGCGCTCGCGGTGGCGCTGGTCGTGGCCTCGGCCGGGCTCACCACGGCGACCACGCCGCCGGCCCCGGCCACGGCCGCCCTGCCCACGGCCGCGGTGGCGCTCGGCGACAGCTTCGTCAGCGGCGAGGGGGCCGGCGCGTACGCCCCGGTGGTGGACGTCGGCGGGACCGCCCGGTCCTTCCCCGGCTGGTCCGCGCCGAACAGCGACGCCTTCTTCTGCCACCGCTCGGCCAACGCCTCCCTGCACCGGGCCAGCCTGCCGGGCATCCAGGACCGGTTCAACCTGGCCTGCTCCGGCGGGCAGCCCTACGACATCGCCGCCGCCTCGGCCACCCGGGCCAAGGGCCGGCAGGTGGCCGCCCAGCTCGACCAGCTCCGCGCCGTCGGCCGGACCCACGACATCGACCTGGTGCTGGTCGGCCTCGGCTCCAACAACAGCTCGTTCACCTTCGGCTCGGTGGCCGAGAAGTGCGCGAACCGGTTCATCGCCGACGCGTGGACCGGCTGGTGGGAGTTCTGGGCGTACCTCGGCGGACCGGTCCCCCAGCAGCCGTGCGCCGACGCCGACCTGGCCACCGGGGCGCAGCTCTCGGCGGCGATCGCCGAGACGACCAACGCGGCCCGCCAGATCCTCACCACGCTCGCCCAGATCGACGCCGACGGGCAGCACCGGATCGTCTTCCAGGACTACACCAACCCGCTGCCGCCCGACCTGTACCCCAGCTTCCACGAGGAGGACGGCCGCGCCGACGACCGGGACAAGTTCCGTGACCTCGGCGCGGAGCGGTACGCCGGCGGCTGCCCGATCCACCGGGCCAGCCTGGCCCCGGGGCACCGCTTCTCGACCGGCCTGGGCACCCTGGTCAAGTCGGCCCGGGACGCCCTGGCCGTCGAGTTCCCCCGCGCGGACCTGGTCTACCTGAACGTGCAGCGGGCGTTCGACGGGGCCCGGCTGTGTGAGCAGCCGACCAGCCCGTCCGGCACGCTGGCCACCCCGATCCGCCTCCAGGACGGCCCCTCCGGGGTCTTCGTGACCAGCCTCTCCGGCAAAGACAAGATCGACATTCAGCGGATCGCCAACACCTGCGTCAGCTACTTCCAGACCTGCCAGGAGTCGTGGCACCCGAACGCCGCCGGCCACCAGGTGCTCGGGCAGTGCCTGAGCGGGGCCGCCGGCGCGAACGTCCGGGACGTGTCCTGCGTCCGAGGACCGGACGGCCGGATCACCGTGTCCTGACCGTCCCCACCTCCGGCCCCGTCGCCCGCGGCGGGGCCGGTCGCCGTCGCGGACGCCTGGCCACCGCGCCGGGCGCCGGTCCGGTCGGCCGCTGGTGGCCCAGGCCGAGCAGGACCGACCCGGCCGCGCCGGCCGCCAGATCGCCCAACCGCACCTGGTCGAGCACGTCGAGAAAGGCGCGCTGCGCGCGGCGCAGCTCCCCGCGCAGGGCGCAGGCGCCCAGCAGCGGACAGGCCGGCCGGTGACAGTCGACCACCTCGTCGTCACCCTCGAACGCCCGGACGATCGCGCCGACGGTCAGCGCCGCCGCCGACTCGGCGAACAGCACCCCACCGGAGCGTCCCCGGATGGTGACCAGCACGCCCAGTCGCTGGAGCCGTTGCACGGTCTTCGCCACCTGGTTACGTGGCAGGACGAGCCGCTCGGCCAACTCGTCGACCGTCGTCCGGGCCGTGGACGCCGAGGTCAGCATGGCGATCCGCAACGCCGTGTCGGTGGACCGGTTGAGCTTCACCCCACCGACCCTAGCCAGGACGACCGGCCCGTCACCACGACCGGCCGACACGCTTTCGGCGTGGTCACCGGGCGACCGACGGGGACGGATGTGACCGATCCGTTGGTTAGGCCGGGTGGCTGAGGGTAGGGACCTGCGCAGGCGGATCGGGCGTCCACTCCGGTCGGGCCGGACGGTCACGGGAACACCACAGGCGGTAGGGAGCCACCGGCGGTGCGGCAGGCCGACCGGGTCCCGTGGCGGCGTGCGCGACGTGTCGACGCTCCCGGGAGACGGGGACCGGCTGATGAAGGAGGAACCATGCGTATCGCGCTGATCTCGGAACACGCCAGCCCGCTCGCCGTGCTGCCGGACGGGGCGGCCACCGGCCAGCACGCGCACGTCGCCGAACTCGCCGCGGCGCTCGTCGGCGAGGGCCACGACGTCCGCGTCTACACCCGGCGGGACTCCGGCACGGCTCCGGAATCGGTCGCCACCTCCGACGGCTACCTGGTCTACCACGTGCCGGCCGGGCCGGCCCAGCGGATGCCGCGCGACGAGCTGCTGCCGTACCTGGGCGAGTTCGGTCGCTGGCTCGCCGGGCAGTGGCAGGACGGCGACTGGCTGCCGCACGTCGCCCACGCCCACCACTGGACCTCCGGCCTGGCCACCCTGCACGCGAGCCGCCGGACCGGCGTTCCGGTGATCCAGACGTACCACGGACTCGGCACCGTGAGCAGCCTGCGCCGGGGCGCCCGGAACACCAGCCCGCCCGGGCGGATCGGATACGAACGGGCCATCGGCCGGGCGGTCGACCGGGTGATCGCGCAGGGCCAGGCCGAGGTCGGCGAGCTGCTCCGGATGGGCGTGCCCCGCTCCCGGGTGACGCTGGTGCCCGGCGGGGTGAACCAGGAGCTGTTCCAGCCGGAGGGACCGGTGGTCCCCCGCGACCCGGCTCGGCCGCGGATCGTCACGGTCGGCCGGATGGTCACCCACGAGGGCTTCCCGGACGTGGTCCGGGCGCTGCCGGGCGTGCCGGACGCGGAGTGCGTGATCGTCGGCGGTCCGCCCGCCACCGAGCTGCCCGCCGACGGCTTCGCCCGCCGGCTGCGTGTTCTCGCCGAGTCCTGCGGCGTCGCCGACCGGGTCCGCCTCCTCGGCGCGCTCCCCCGGGCCGAGCTGGCCCCCTGGTACCGCTCCGCCGACCTGCTGGTCGCCGCGCCGTGGCACGAGCCCGTCCACCTGACCCCGTTGGAGGGCATGGCCTGCGGGGTGCCGGTGGTCGGCACCGCGGTCGGAGGCATCGCCGACACGGTGGTCGACGGGCTCACCGGCGACCTCGTCCCGCCCCGGGACCCCCGCGCGCTCGGCGCCGCGATCCGCCGGCTGCTCCGCGACAAGGTACGGCGCTTCTCGTACGCCACCGCGGCGCTGGACCGGATCCGCAGCGGCTACTCCTGGAAGCGCGCCGCCCAGCAGCTCACCGCGGTCTACTCGGCGGTCGGCGCGATCAGCCGTCCGGCCTCGGCAGCGGCCTGATCTTCCACCCCGGTCTGATCCCCACCCGCGGCGCGGGACGAATAGCCGCCCGGGGGTGGGGTATGCCGCACCGCCCACACACGGCGGAAGGGGATCAGATGTCCGAACGGCACACCGTCCTGCGCTCGATGCACGACCTGGGGCTGGCAGCCTGGTTCGGCGGCTCGTTGATGGGAGCCACCGGGGTCAACGGAGCGGCGGCGCGGATCAGTGACAACACCCAACGGCTGCCGACGGCCTCGGCGAGCTGGGCCCGGTGGACGCCGGTCAACGCCGCGGCGATCGGGGCGCACCTGATCGGCGCGGTCGGCGAGCTGGTGACCGAGAGCCCTCGGCTGCTCACCCAGCGCGGCGTGGGCCGGATGAGCGCGGTCAAGACCGGGCTCACCGTCGCCGCTCTGGCGATCACCGGGTACAGCCGTCTGCTGGGCATGCGGCTGGAGAGGGCCGGCGCCCAGCCGGTGGCCGGGGTCACCGAGCCGCAACCCGACACGCCCCCGGCGATCGTGGGGTCGCAACGTCAGATGAAGGTGCTCCAATGGGCCGTTCCGACCGTCACCGGCGCCCTGATCGTGGTCACCAGTTTCGCCGGCGAGCAGCAGAAGCCCGGCCAGGTGCTCCGCGGCCTGCTCGGTAGGGCCGGCGGCGTGCTGGGCGGGGCGAAGGGGATGGGCACGGGAATGCTCGTCGCGAACGGCAACGGCCGGATGCACCGCGTCCTGGCGCACCGCCACTGAGCGGCCACCGCACCGCCGTCGGGCGGCTGCCGAACCGCCGCTGAGCGACGCGGCACGACGCCGCCACCGGGCGGCCGTGGCCGCCCGCGTCGTTTCCGAGACCGCCGGGCGGCCGAGGTGCCCGGCGGTTTCGGGAACGGGACAGCCGGGCAGGACACCGGCATGTCGTCCCACCGCGCCACACCCCTGGACAGCACCGTCGTGACACCCCTGGACAGCACCCTCGCGCTCGCCGTCGAGGGGTACGCCTGGCTGCCCAACCGAATGCGCAGGGCCGGCGGGGACGTCCTGTCGACCCGGTTGGCCGGTCGCCGGACGGTCGCGCTGCGCGGCCCGGCGGCGGCCCGTTTCTTCTACGACGAGCGCAACGTCCGGCGGCACGGCGCGCTCCCCGAGCCGGTACGGAGCACCCTGTTCGGTCACGGGGCGGTGCACACCCTCGACGGCGCCGCGCACCGGGCGCGCAAGGCGATGTTCCTGGCCCTGCTGACCGACGCCGGTGGCGTCGACGGGCTGGTCGCCCGGGCCGGGACGGCCTGGGACGAGGCGGTCGCGGGCTGGGCGACCCGATCCCCCGTGGTGCTGTTCGACGAGGCCGCCCAGGTGCTCACCCGGGCGGTCTGCGACTGGGCCGGGGTGCCGGTCACGCCGGCGCAGACGCCGGGGCTGGCGGCGGACCTGGTCACGCTGGTCGACGGGTTCGGCACCGCCGGGCCGCGGCACTGGCGGGCCCGGTGGGCGCGCCGCCGGCGCGAGGCGTGGCTGGCCGACCTGATCGACCGGGTACGGCGCGGCGAGGCGGCGGCCCCGCCCGGCTCGGCGGTGGACGTGGTGGCCCGGCACCGGGACGCCGACGGCGCCGGGCTGGACGGCCGGACCGCCGCCGTCGAGCTGCTCAACGTCCTGCGGCCGACGGTGGCGGTGAGCTGGTTCCTCGCGTTCGCGGCGCACGCCGTGCACCAGTGGCCGTGGCAGCGTGAGCAGCTCCGGGAGGGCGCTCCCGGGTACCCGGGGACGTTCGTCCACGAGGTGCGGCGGTTCTACCCGTTCGCCCCGTTCGTCGGCGGCCGGGCGGTGCGGGACCTGGAGTGGGCCGGGGAGCCGATCCCGGCCGGCGCGACGGTGCTGCTCGACATCTACGGCCAGCACCACGACGACCGGTTCTGGCGGGACCCGTACCGGTTCGACCCGGACCGGTTCCTCGACCGGGAGGTCGACCCGTACGAGCTGCTGCCGCAGGGCGGCGGGGACCCGGCGGCCGGGCACCGCTGCCCCGGCGAGGCGATCACCGAGGCGTTGCTGGGGGCGCTGGCGGTGCGACTGGCCCACCTCGACTACACCCTGCCCGAGCAGGACCTCACCATCGCCCTGCGCCGGGTACCGACCCGGCCCCGCAGTGGGGTGCTGATCGCCGTCCGGCCGCCCCGGTGACCTCCGGATCACCCGTCCCGCCCCGCGTGATCGACCCCTGATCAGCCGTGCCGCCCCGCGTGATCGACCCCTGATCACGGTGACGGCGCTGTCCCGGTGGGAGGATGCCGCCACTTCCAGGAAGTCGGCCCGGCCGCTGACCCGGCCCCGCCGGGTCGCCCGGCACCCCGCTGCGGGCCGGGTCAGCGGAGCGAGGCGGACGGGCGGGCCGGCACGCGCAGCAGCTCGGCCAGCCGGGCGGCGTCCCGCTGGGCCTGGTCGCCGCAGCAGTTGTTCATCAGCACGTGCAGCTCGTCCGCCTCGCCGGCCAGCTCGACGAGCAGGTCGGCCCAGCGCGCGAGCTCCTCGTCCCGGTAGGCGTACCGGAAGCGTTCCTGCTTGTCGCCGCTCTCCCAGGCGGCGCTGTGGCCGTGGAACCGGATCATCGCCAGCCCGGTGGTGGTGGTGGTGAGGATCGGCGGCACCGAGGAGGCATGCCCCTGGGGCATGTCGACGCAGACGAACGTGAGGTCGTGCGCGCGGAGGAAGCTCAGCGTGTCCAGCACGTTCTCGTCGGTGAACCACGAGTGGTGGCGCAGCTCGACCCCGACCCGCCAGGGCCGGCAGCGCTCGGCGACGTGGGCGATCCGCCGCTTCGCCGCCTCGCCGTGGCCGAGCCACGGCGGGAACTGCGCCAGCACCGCGCCGGCCCGGTCGGCCGAGGCGATGGGCGCGAGCGCCGCCCGGAACCGTGCCCACAGCTCGTCGTACGCAGGGGCGGGCAGGTCCCGCCGGGTGACCCGACCGGTCGCGCGTTCCGGGCGGAGGTCCCGGGGCAGCATCCGCACCGGCGTCGGGTGGCCGGTGAACAGGCTGAACGCCTTCACGTCGAAGGTGAACCCGGCCGGGCTGGCCGCCGCCCAGCCCTCGGCGGTCTCCACCGTCGGGATCGCGTAGTAGGAGGTGTCCACTTCGACCAGGCCGAACCGGTCGGCGTACCAGGCGAGTCGCTGCGCCGGGGTCCGGACCGACCGGGGGTACCAGCCGGAACGCAGCAGCATCTGGTCCGCCCAGGAGGACGTGCCCACCTTGATCACACCCATGAGTCAAGTTCACCCCCGACCCGCCGACCCGGCAACCGGAGGCGACGGACAGGCGGTGCGTCGCCGACCGGAAAAGTGTCGGTGGCCGGTCGTAGCGTGTCCCCATCGGACGCCCTGAGAGGACGGCAACCATGACCATGACCAGGCCCGACACCCGCACCGCAGGCGAACGCGCCGACCTGCTGGAGTCGCTGACCGTGCACCGGGGTTTCCTGCGGCAGACGGCGCGCGGGCTCACCGACGAGCAGGCCGCCCGCCGCACCACGGTCAGCGAGCTGTGCCTCGGCGGCCTGATCAAGCACGTCGCCGGCGCCGAGCGACAGTGGCTGGAGTTCGCGGTCGACGGAGCGGCGGCCATGCAGACCGACCCCGCCGAGTGGGGCGGGCGGTTCCGGATGGGCCCCGGCGAGACCCTGGCCGGCCTGCTCGACGAGTACGACCGGGTGGCCCGCCGCACCGACGAGCTGGCGGCGACGCTCGACCTCGACGTGTCGCATCCGCTGCCGTCGGCGCCCTGGTTCGCCCCGGGCGCCCGCTGGTCGGTCCGGCGGGTGCTGCTGCACGTCATCGCCGAGACGGCGCAGCACGCCGGGCACGCCGACATCATCCGGGAGTCGCTGGACGGCGCGAAGACGATGGGCTGACCAGGCTGGCCCGGGCGGCGGCGGAGCCACCCGGGGGCCGGGACGGCCCGCCCGGACGGGGCGGGAAGCGTCAGAAGGGGCGAGGGGCGTACGGCGGCCGGGGCTGGCGGGGGTCGGCCGCCGTACGACGCCGACGCGGTCAGGCCCGGGGCGGGCCCTGGTAGCCGGGGGCGACGTACACCGGCAGGCGTTCGCCGTTGGCGCGGGCGTAGCGACGGGTGTAGGTCACGTGTCCGCGAACGCCGGTCAACTGGGCCGACCCGTGGTCGGCCTGCTCCGGCGGGAGCGGCACGGTGAAGCTGACCGGGAGCGAACGCAGCGCCGAGGCGGATCGGCTGGGGGTCACGTCGTGACGTTGGTTGTGCCAGGGGCCACCGAGGAAAAGCACCTTCATACGACCCATCGTCTCCTGTCGCTGATCGTGACGCCTCATCCGTCGGTCCCGCTACCGGTACCGTCCTGGTTGGACCTTCGGGTACCGATCTGTCCGGTCTGCCGGTGACCAGGTGGATGACCCGGGCCGGCGTCGGGCATCGACCGGACGACCCGCCGCCGGGCCGTTCCGGCGGTCCCGTCCGGCAGCCCGTCTCCGGCCCGGGCCGCGGGACGCCTTCCGGCGAAGGTACCCTCCGGCGCTGAGTCGCTCGTCAGCGGGCCACGCGCCGAGCTGGTGACGACCTCGTCCGGAGCTGCTAGCGTGCCCGGATGACCTTGCGGCGGCCCGGCCCGGTGGTGGCGTTCCGGCTGCTGGTGGTGGGCGCGGTGCTGGCCGGCGTCGGGCTGACCACCGCCGGCCCGGCCACCGTGACCGGCCTGCTGCCGTACTTCACCATCCAGAGCAACGTCGCGGTCGCGCTGCTCGCCGGGTACGGCGCCGGGCAGATCCGGCGGGGCCGCCCCGACTCCCCGGCGGCGCTCAGGGGCGCGGTCACCCTCTACGTCACCATCACCGGCGTGGTGTACCACCTGCTGCTGGCGAACCCGGCCAGCCCGTTCGCGATGGCGCAGCCGGAACGGTCCCTCGCCGACGCGGCCGGCAACCAGCTTCTGCACACGGTGGTCCCGCTGCTGGCGGTGACGGACTGGGCGCTGTTCGCCCCCCGTGGCCGGTTACGCCCCCGGCACGCCGTCTGGTGGCTGGCGTTCCCGTTGGCGTACCTGGCGTTCGCGCTGGCCCGGGGGCCGGTCGTGGGCTCGTACCCGTACCCGTTCGTGGATCCGGGCCAGCTCGGCTACCCGGGCGTGAGCCTAGCCGCGGTGGGCTTCGCGGTCGCGTTCTGGCTGCTCGGCCTGGCCTTCGTCGGGGTCGACCGGCTGCTGGCCGGGCCCGCCCCGGCGACGACCGACCCGGCGGTCACCGACCCGGCGACGACCGGGGGGATCCCCGCCGGGTGTCAGGAGGAGACCCCTCCCGACACCGGGGTACGGTCGCGCCCGTAGGCGTCGGCGTGACCCCAGCGGCCGGGGATGTCGAGCAGCTCGATCCGCCCGTAGCCCGGCGGCAGCGCCGGGTCGACCAGGAGGTTCCCCGCGCAGGGGCGCAGGCCGAGCAGGGTGCTCAGCATCATCAGCGCCGCCCCCGCCGACCAGGACTGCGGGGCGCCGCCTGCGGGCAGCGGCACCGGATACCGGGTCGCCTGCCGGTCGTACCCGGCGATCAGCTCCGGCAGCCGGCCCTCGAAGTGCGCGGCCATGTCCAGCACGCCGGCCGCGACCCGGGCCGCCTCCGCGTCGAAGCCGTACCGCCGCAGCCCGGCCGCGGCCAGGGCGTTGTCGAACGGCCAGACCGCGCCGAGGTGCGAGCCGACCGGGTTGTAGCGGCGCTGCCGGCTGCCCAGGGTGCGGATGCCGTACCCGGTGAACAGCTCCGGACCGAGCAGGTGCCCGGCCACCTGACCGGCCCGGTCGGCCGGGACGATGCCGCTCCACAACAGGTGCCCCAGGTTCGAGGCGAGCGCGTCGACCGGTCCGCCGTCGGGGTCGAGCGCGAGCGCGTACGCCGTCCGGTGCGGCAGCCAGAAATCCCGGTTGAAGCGTTCCCGCAGGTGCTCCGCCTCGCGCTCCAGTCGCTGCGCGTACGCCGGATCACCCCAGAACTCGCGGGCCAGCCGGGCCCCGCGCCGCTTCGCGTCGTACACGTACCCCTGGAGCTCGCAGGTGGCCCGGGGGAAGCCGGGTTCCCGACCGTCCCGGCCGACGATCGCGTCGTCGGAGTCCTTCCACACCTGGTTGACCACCCCGTCCGGGTTTCGGCGCTGGTAGCGCAGGTAGCCGTCGCCGAGCGGGTCGCCGTACTCGTCGATCCAGTCCAGCGCCATCCGGGCGGGGTGGCGCAGCTCGCGGACCAGGTCGGCGTCACCGGACCACTGCTCGTACTCGTCGAGCAGGACCACGAAGAGCGGGGTGGTGTCCGCCGCGCCGTAGTAGATGATGGTCGGGTCGTCGCCGAACGCGCCGCGCTCGCCGTACCGGAGGGTGGCCAGGATCTTGCCGGGCTCCTCCTCGTGGAAGTCGTCCAGCCGGCCGCCCTGGGCCAGGGCCAGCATCCGCAGCACGGCCGGGGCGAGGTCGGGCACGAACGGCAGGGTCTGCAGGGCGGTGACGATGGCGTCCCGGCCGTACAGGGCCATCCCCCAGGGCATGCCGGCCACCGGGACGGGCGCGCTGTAGGACAGCGGGTTGTAGCGCAGCGCGGCCAGGTCGAGCAGGCTGCGCCGGTACGCCAGCTCCAGCCCCGGCCGTTCGGCGACCAGCGTCGGCGCCTGGTCCAGGAAGCGGCGCAGCTCCGCCCACCGGTCCTCGCGGGCCTTCCGGCGGTACGACTCCAGGTCGGCCCGGATGTCCCGGCCGGTCCCGGCGCGCAGCACCATGTCGACGTGCAGGTCGGTGGACCACGCCCCGTTCGGCTCCACCACGATCCGGAACGTCATCCCGGTCTGGTCGACGTCGGCCGGCGCGGTGGAACGGACCACGCACTCCCGGGAGAAGCGCTTGCGCTCGTACCGCAGGCACAGCTCGTGGTCCTCGGGCCGCGGGGTGACCGTGACCGACCGGCGGCCCGGCGCGGCGATCTCGGCGGTGTCGGCGAAGTCGGTGCCGATCTCCAGCCGGACGACGAACTCGGCCGGCTCCGGCGAGTGGTTCAGGACGGTGAGCCGTTCGTTGAAGCCCTCGTCGAGCGACCGGTGCCGCAGCACCGACACGTCCGCGTCCACGTAGTGGCTCGCGGTGCCCGGCACCAGCAGGAAGCGGGTCTCGAAGGAGGACATGTCGTCCCGGGACAGCGAGTGGAAGCGTTTCCCGTCGATGGTCAGCACCCAGCGGGACAGGAACCGGGTGTCGAAGGAGAACAACCCCACCGGGGTACGCGGGTCGTGTTCCATGTCGCCCTCGGCGTCACTGACCGCGAAGGTGTTGCCGGCCATGACCTGGACCCGTTGCTCCCTCACCGCCGGTCACCCCCCTCCCGGGCGACGTCCCGGGGGTGCCGGGCGTCCTGGGGGCCCGGGAACAGCCGGCGCAGCGACATCAGCAGCGGCAGGCGGCCCTGCGCGGTCAGGTCGTTGCGCAGCAGCGTGGCGGCGATCCGGGCGCGACCGCTGGCCAGCTCGTCGAAGACCTCCCGGTCGGCCTGGACGACCAGCTCGGCCTCGTCGGCGGAGCGGGTCACCCGGACCACCTGGTCGGCGATGGTCAGATACCAGTGGTCGGTCCAGCCGTCCTCGGTGACGTCCAGCCGGATCGTCCCGGCGGTGGTCTCCGGCAGGTCGGTGTGCCGGCCGGCCAGCCCGTTCGCCAGGTAGTCCCGCACCGAGTCGGTCGCCACCGCGATCCTCGCACGTTCGTCCACGCCGGTGACGATCGCAGCCGGCGGGGTGAGCCGGGTTCACCCGGGACGGGTGAAATCCACCCCGAGCCGGGTAGCCGGCCCGCCCAGGGGCCGCCCGGGCCGGGTAGCCGGCCCGTTCAGGGTCGCCCCGGCCGGGTAGCCGGAGACCGGACGCCGGCCGGCGGGACATCAGCACCACGACGAGAGGCGACGATCATGCGC
The sequence above is a segment of the Micromonospora sp. WMMD882 genome. Coding sequences within it:
- a CDS encoding SCP2 sterol-binding domain-containing protein yields the protein MRDYLANGLAGRHTDLPETTAGTIRLDVTEDGWTDHWYLTIADQVVRVTRSADEAELVVQADREVFDELASGRARIAATLLRNDLTAQGRLPLLMSLRRLFPGPQDARHPRDVAREGGDRR